The nucleotide sequence ATGGGGGCAGTGTGGCCAGACGCAGATGGTTTTCAAGAGCCGGGAATTGTCGCGCAAGGGTGGGCGGGCTTGCGTCGTGCGAATCACTGAGGATTCATGGGCGGCTATGGAGTTGATCGGATTGGTGGGGTTGGGGTGGCGCCTGAGTCCCAGCGAAATTACATTGGCGATCGGGGCGGTGTTGATTCCGGCCGGTTTGATCGCGTTCGCGCTCGGGCGGGGGCAGCGCGACCGCGCCCTCATCAATTACGCAGGCTACGCGCTGGCGATCTGGGCAACCTTTGCGATGCAGGCGTGGGTGGGTCGGCCGACCGGGGAACACAACCTGAAGGGTATCAGCGGGGATTTCATGCAGTTGCCGTATGCGTGGTTTTACCTGCGGTTTGTGCGGGCTTATTTCAAAGTGGAGCAGTGGTCCCCGCGGTGGAGCCGGTTTTACCGACGACTGGAGTGGGCGTATGTGCTGCCGTTGGCGTTGTTGGTCATGCGTTTGGTGACCGGATGGGACGTGGCGTCCTGGGTTATCCTGGTCCTGAATCTAACCAATTTAATCGCGTCCTACATGCTGGCGATGCGGTCGTGGCTGCAACGGCGGGAAGGCAGCGGTTGGTTTATCATCGGCGTGTTGCCGCTGGTCCTCGCGGGTTTGTTGCTCGCGGTGCAATGGGCGGTGGAGCCGGGAGGTTCGAATATCAATGGATTGTTACCGTTCTGGCTGGGTGTCGTCCTGCAACTGATCTTGTTCATGGCCGCACTCGCCGTCCGTCGTCGGCGCACGATGACCGGGCCGGATTCGCTTGCGTGAGGCCGGGCAGCGCCCTGCGTTGAGACATGGCTGCAGAGTCCGTAAATGATTTTGAAGGAGATTGGTCCGTCGTGGGCGGCCGACTGGGAGGGGCATCCATTCCGCTGCCCGAAACGACGCTCTCCATCTGCGCGGACGCCTACGTTGTGACGTCGGAGACGGGTCGTGATACCGGAAAATTGGTTTGGGGTGACGCCGATGGTCCGTTGACGGTCGATCTCATAGGCACCACCGGAGCGCACGCGGGCAACACCATCAAGGCGATCGCGCGGGTGCGCGGTGACGTCATGCAGCTCTGCTATACCGTGGATGGCAGCGCGCGGCCTGATGGATTCGACGTCGCTTCCGGGACACCCGTGGTGACGGTGCGCTACCGTCGCGTCCGTGCGAACGCGTAGCGCCTGCTAGGCGTGGATGCGGTGCAACACGAGGTGGTTGCCATCCGGATCGTGGAATCGGGCAAAGTGGCAGACGGAGGTTTTTTCCGGCTCCATCGCGAAAGTGACGCCGTGCGTTTTGAGATGCGTCACCATGGCGTCGAAATTGGGCGTTTCGATGGCGACCGCGCCGCCTTGCGCACCGGGCGTGCAGCCCGCCATGTCGGTGGCGAGGGCGAGCACCGGACCCGGGGCGGGCTCGGTGAGTCCGAACTCGACCCACTCATCTCCCCAGCGGTCGCCTTCGACGAGGCCGAGCACATCGCGGTAAAAGGTGCAGGCGCGATCCATGTCGCTGACCGGGTAGACAAAAAACGGAAGTGCAGAAATTTTAGGGGGCATGGGAGGGAGGATTTCGGTTTGCGCTTGTCAGGGCGGGCGGGGACTTGAGCCTGAGCTTACACCCATCTCTGAATTACGACCACATGGCCGCCGAGCACAACTACACCGAAGCATCAATCAAGACCCTCTCCGCCCTGGAGCACATCCGGCTTCGTCCCGGCATGTATATTGGTCGATTGGGCAACGGAGCTCATGCTGAGGACGGCATCTATGTGCTGATCAAGGAGACAATCGATAACTGCATCGATGAATACACCATGGGATTCGGCAAGCGCATCGAAGTGCACCTCGCCGAACGGACCGTCTGTGTGCGCGACTACGGCCGCGGCATTCCGTTGGGCAAGTTGATCGACTGTGTTTCGATCATTAACACCGGCGCGAAATACGATTCCAACACGTTCCAAAAGTCGGTTGGCCTCAATGGCGTGGGCCAGAAAGCCGTCAACGCGTTGTCCATCTCCTACCGCGCCCAGTCGGTGCGCGACGGCAAATGCAAGCTGGTCGAATTTGAGCGCGGCACGATCGCGCAGGAGCATCGCGTCTCGGCTTCCGACGAGCGTAATGGCACTTACATCGAGTTCACGCCCGACGAGAAACTCTTCGGCGAGAAGTTCGCCTTTCGTCACGAGTTTATCGAGGAACTGCTCTGGAATTACGCCTACCTCAACCGCGGGCTTACGCTCAATTTCAACGGCAAGAACTTCAAATCCGACGGCGGACTCTCCGACTTGCTCAAGAAGAAGCTCACCGGCGAGACGCTCTACCCCATCGTCCACATCGAGGCCGATGACATCGAGGTCGCGCTCACCCACGGTGGCCACTACGGCGAAGAGTATTACTCGTTCGTCAATGGCCAGCACACCACCATGGGCGGCACCCACCTGGCCGCATTTCGCGAAGGTCTGGTCAGCACGATCCGGGGGTTTTTCGGCAAGCAATACGACGCTGCCGATATCCGTCAGTCCGTGGTCGCGGCGGTGTCGATTCGCGTCCAGGAGCCTATCTTCGAATCGCAGACCAAGACCAAGCTCGGCTCGACTGAACTCGGCCCGAAAGGCCCGACCATTCGCCAGTTCATCACGAGTTTCATGCAGCAGCACCTCGACAACTGGCTGCATCGCAACCCCGATGCCGCCGAGACGTTGCGGAAGAAAATCGAGGCCAGCGAACGCGAGCGCAAGGAGCTGTCGGGCATCCGCAATCTGGCCAAGGAGCGCGCCAAAAAAGCCAATCTGCACAACAAGAAGCTGCGCGACTGCCGCATGCATCTCGGCACGAAGGACAAGCGCGGCGAAGAGAGCACCATTTTCATTGTGGAGGGCGATTCCGCCGCCGGTTCACTCACCGCGTGTCGCGACGTGCAGACCCAGGCGGTATTCGCCCTGAAGGGGAAGCCGCTCAACACGTTCGGGCTTTCCAAAAAAGTCATCTATGAGAACGAGGAGTTTCACCTCCTGCAGAGCGCGCTCAACATCGAGGACGGCCTCGACGGATTGCGTTACAACAAAGTCGTGATCGCGACCGACGCCGACGTCGACGGCATGCACATTCGTCTCCTGTTGATCTCGTTCTTCGTGAAGTTCTTTCCCGAGATCATCACCAACGGCCACATGTCGGTCTTGGAAACGCCGCTCTTCCGCGTGCGCACCAAGAAGAAGACGATGTATTGCTACTCCGAAGCGGAGAAACAATCGGCGCTGCACGAACTCGGCAAAGCGGCCGAGATCACCCGCTTCAAAGGTCTCGGCGAAGTCAGCCCGGGCGAATTCAAAGACTTCATTGGCCTGGGCATCCGCCTCGAACCCGTGAGTCTCGCCCACGTGCATGACACCGACAAGCTCCTCGGCTTTTACATGGGCAAGAACACCCCCGACCGCCAGGGCTTCATCATCGACAACCTCCGCATGGAGAAGGATCTGGTCGAGGCGTAGTTGAGGGGAGGATACGTTGGCGTCAGTTCCCGCTGCCATCGGGATCGAGCAGGCGGGCTTTGGCGGCGTCGTCGAGCGGCAAGGTATCGACCCAGGCGCGGGCGGCGGCGGTATCGTTGAAGCGCCACGTGGTGAGGAGGTTGGTGATCGCTTTCTCTCTTCCTGACTCATCGGCGATGGTCAGCAGCAGCGCGCCGATTTCCTCGTGCCGGCCGGTGCTGGCGGGGCCGAAGGAAAGGCCTTGGAGAGCGCTGTCGCGAAACTCGCCCGCGGGCAACGTTTCGATCCATTGCACGGCTTCGTCCGGATTGCGGCTGAAATAGTTGGCGGCCAGGTTGGAGTAGTTGCTCGGTGTAACATGTCCGGGCGGCATCGCCTGCATCCAGGCCGCGAGCTGGGACGGAGCGATCACCCGAGTGGCGTTGCTCACAAAATTTTGGATGGCGTTTTCCCTTACCTCACCCGGCGGGAGCGTGGCGATCAATGCCTGCGCCTGCCGGGGGCCGCTCTGAGCGAGGCTCACGATTGTGCTGCGGATAAGTAAGTTGCGAACTTCACCTTCTGGCAGCTGCTCGATCGTGCGCAGCGCAATGTCGGAACTGGCCGATGCGAGTCCGAGGGAACCTTGCACTAAGTTTCTGGCCAGAGGACCAGTGGGATCGGCGAGCAGGATAGCGGAAAAGCCAGCGGGGTCACTCATCGCCCAGGATCGCGCGACGTTGCGATACAAATTGTCTTGGATGGAGGGGTTGGACTGCGACTGAATCCAGGCGAGCGTGGCTTGGCTGTCCTGTTGAAACCAATTTTTCGCCATCTGGGAGCCAATGGTTTGTCGCAACTGTTCATCGGCAAGACTGTCGATCCATTGGGCGGCAGCGGTGGGGTCTTGCGCGAGTTTTGCGTTGGAAAGTTGAATGTAGGCATTTCGTTGCGCGTTGCCGGGACTGAGTACCGCGGCAAAAACCTCCGCAAGGTCGGTGTCGGTTCGAGACAGGTTCGCGACGATGCCCATCAGGGCTTGGTCTCGTTCCACTGAGGAAGGAAGTGCTTGGACGGCGGCGATGGCGGTTTCCGGGTCCTGTTGAGCGATCTGACCCATAATTTGAGCCATGGCCGAATGGCGAACGTTGATCGACGCCGGTTCGTCGACCAAACGCAGGGCCAATGCGGGGTCGCTCTGGGCGATTACGCCAAGAATTCGGTGCATCGCTTGGTTCTGCTTGCGTCCGGCAGGGAGTTGTTGGGCAAAATCGAAGGCTTTTTGAGGATGAATTTTGGCGAGAGCGCCCAAGCTCTGGGCGGCCCGTTCAGGCAAATGCGGTAACTCTTCCGGATGATTCTCAAGGAACCGAATAGCCGCGTCGGGAGTCAGTTCAAACAGCTGACCAAGCACCCCGCCCATGATCTCCCCCCGCCTGTGTTCTACTGGTTGGGCGACAAGCCACGTCAGGGCCGAATCGGGATCGACATTGGCCCAGCTCGTGATGACGGACCGCAGAGATTGATCCGAGTATGCCGCAAGAGCGGGATGGAGTGTAGCCGCGGCCGCGGCCTGCGGATCGCGTCGGGCCCATCGTCCCAGGACGGTGCTGATCAGGCTCCCTTGTTCCTGAGTGGGGAGCGTTTGCACCCAGGCCAGCGCTGCTTGGGGATCTGCCCCGGCCCAAACACGGGCAAGAGAAGAGAGCACCCGCGCGCGACTGCGTCCTTCCAGTTTCCCGCTGACTTGGGCGACCGCGTTGCGCGGATCCTGCCGGAGCCAGGTCGAAAAGAGCGTAAATGTATCGGGCCCTCCGTTTTCGAGTAGCCCGGACTCCACGAGATAGCCGAACAGGCGTGCCGGCGGCAAGTCGTCGGCTTGGGTGATCAGTGCAACAATGCCTTGGTCGCGGCGGTTGCCGGGTGGCTCGGATTGGACCCATGCATCGAGATCGGAAGCCGTCGCGAAGGCCCAACCGCGGAAGACACTCCGGAAGGCGTCGTCACGGGTGCGAACGAAGTCGATGGTTGAGGCGTGAGCCAGTGCGGCGCGGGGGTCGATCCGGGCCCACTGTTCGTAGAGAGCGCGGCGTAGCTCTCCGCGAGCATCGGAGGGCTCGGCGTCGACGATAAAGGCGGTGAGGGCGTAAAGTTGGGCGCTGGAGAGCGCGGCAAAGCGTCGCTGCCAAGAGAGGTTCAGACTCCAATACCCTCGGGTATGGGCTGCCCGCACATCATCAAACAACGTCGCGAACGTCGAATCATCGTTCGCGATATCTGCCGGGTCGGAGACCGGGTTGGCCGTGGCGGGCACCATGGCCTGAGACTTGGTCGAGGTGGATAACTGGATGTGTTGGCGGCCCAGCCAGTAGGCTCCAGCGGTCGACAGGGCACCGATGACACAGGTCAGCGTTACGAGATTTCTTGAGGTCATGGTCGGAGTGATTGAAAGGGAGGATTCAAACCGGCCAGGAGTGCGTATCCTGGCTAAAGCGTGATGAATTGAGTGTAGCGCGCAACCTTGAGAATTGATTCGACTGCCGGCGCGGGAAACACCTCCGCCTGACCCCAGTTGGGAGACTCAGACGGCCTTCTACGCACGTATGCGTATCCTCGGTCTGGGCGATCCGCGATAAGATGGGGGCTCAACCTCGACCTCACCCATGCTCATGCCTGCTCTCTCCTTTGCTTTTTTTCGCAGCCGACTTTGGTTGCTTCCCCTGCTCCTGCTCGCGACTCAGCTTCACGCGGTCGAACAACTTTGGTCCGCCAAACTGAAGGAGAAGCCCACCTGGAACTCCCTCACCGCGCTCGGCACGCTCATCGTCGGCACCAAGGGCGCCGTGCAGTCCTACGACCCCGACACCGGCGAGCTGATGTGGCAGCGCGAGGACCTCGACAAGACCAGCGCGTTCAATGCCCGTGAGGTGCCGGGCGCGCCCTATCTGTTGTGCAACCATTCTTCCGGCATTGCGGGCTCCAAGGTGCGCCTCCTCGCCGTCGACTACCTGACGGGCGAGACCGTCTGGGAAGCGGAGCAGATCCAGGGGCAATACCTTGCAACGTATCCGATTCCCGAACACGGCATCGCGATCTTTGTTTTCAATGGCTGGGGCGCGACCAAGGACGATCAAGGCATGATCATGCGGGCCCACGATCTCCTCACCGGCGAAACCAAGTGGCAGACCAAATACGGCAAGGCCAACGCGGTCGCGCTGCACTATGCGGATGGTTCGGGCAAATTCGCCCCGCGCATGGATCTGTCCGGCTACCATGATCCGGTGGTCGAGGGCGACATTGCCTATCTCGGTTTCCAAGGCGTCGAAGCGCTCGACCTCAACAATGGTGAAATCAAATGGGAACGGGAATTCAAACCCGGGGCCAAAGACTTGAAGCGCACCTATGCGCCGATTCGGATCGATGGCGACCGACTCTATGCCGCCGGTGGTGGCAGCGTTTATGCCATCAATAAATCCGATGGCAGCGTCATCTGGGAAAGCGATCGCATTTCCAGTTATGCGGGTCTCTTCAAATCCCGTGACAACGCCATCGTATCCCAGGTCGAGCCGATCAACGGCAAGGTGTTCATCCGCTTTGGGGGCAATTTTTCCAACGGCCAAACCGTGATGTTGCGCGAGCCGCTCGGTGTCGCGGCCTTCGATGCGGCGACGGGCGAGGAGGCCTTCAAATTCGCCAAGCCCAAGGAAGGCATCACCAACCTGATGATGCTGCCCGAGACCAACACGGTGCTCTTTGCCGATGCCAACAGTCTCTACGGGCTCGATGTTTCGGGCGAAACGGTGACCGAAAAGTTCGAGGTCGAGATCGAGTTCAAGCGCAAGATGGGTGGCGGCGACATTGCCAAAATCGGTCTCGGTGCCCTCGGCGGTCTGCGCGGTCTCGCCAAGGGGGCGATGTCCTCCAGCAAGTCCCGTCTCGACGTGCCGGTGGCGATCATTCGGCGGGACGGTCACATCGTCGTCGTCGGCAACCAGCATTTGATGGGTTACGATCCGATCGCTCAGGATTTGAAGTGGTCGACGTATTACGCCGCGCCGGGCAATGGGCTCACCGATTCCGTGCTCTTTGCCGTGACCGCTCTCGCCGCCACGGCAGGCAACGCTCAGGCCATGTCGGCCTCATCCTACAGTTCGAGCCAATACAGCAGCGGAGTGAACAACGTTCACAGTGCGCTTGATCGCTACAACCGGGTGGCCGGCAAACGCAAAGCCGCCACGAAGTCTGACGGCGGTTATTCCTACGTGCTCACCAAGGTCGAAGAAGGCCGCAAGAAAGGCATCGGTTTGATGGGCATTTCCCTCGAGACCGGGGAAGGGGACAAGCAGGTCATTCTCGGCGACAAGAAACCCGACTACGTGGTCGATGAAGGCCTCAATCGCCTCTTC is from Synoicihabitans lomoniglobus and encodes:
- a CDS encoding 7TM diverse intracellular signaling domain-containing protein, yielding MRITEDSWAAMELIGLVGLGWRLSPSEITLAIGAVLIPAGLIAFALGRGQRDRALINYAGYALAIWATFAMQAWVGRPTGEHNLKGISGDFMQLPYAWFYLRFVRAYFKVEQWSPRWSRFYRRLEWAYVLPLALLVMRLVTGWDVASWVILVLNLTNLIASYMLAMRSWLQRREGSGWFIIGVLPLVLAGLLLAVQWAVEPGGSNINGLLPFWLGVVLQLILFMAALAVRRRRTMTGPDSLA
- a CDS encoding DNA topoisomerase IV subunit B; amino-acid sequence: MAAEHNYTEASIKTLSALEHIRLRPGMYIGRLGNGAHAEDGIYVLIKETIDNCIDEYTMGFGKRIEVHLAERTVCVRDYGRGIPLGKLIDCVSIINTGAKYDSNTFQKSVGLNGVGQKAVNALSISYRAQSVRDGKCKLVEFERGTIAQEHRVSASDERNGTYIEFTPDEKLFGEKFAFRHEFIEELLWNYAYLNRGLTLNFNGKNFKSDGGLSDLLKKKLTGETLYPIVHIEADDIEVALTHGGHYGEEYYSFVNGQHTTMGGTHLAAFREGLVSTIRGFFGKQYDAADIRQSVVAAVSIRVQEPIFESQTKTKLGSTELGPKGPTIRQFITSFMQQHLDNWLHRNPDAAETLRKKIEASERERKELSGIRNLAKERAKKANLHNKKLRDCRMHLGTKDKRGEESTIFIVEGDSAAGSLTACRDVQTQAVFALKGKPLNTFGLSKKVIYENEEFHLLQSALNIEDGLDGLRYNKVVIATDADVDGMHIRLLLISFFVKFFPEIITNGHMSVLETPLFRVRTKKKTMYCYSEAEKQSALHELGKAAEITRFKGLGEVSPGEFKDFIGLGIRLEPVSLAHVHDTDKLLGFYMGKNTPDRQGFIIDNLRMEKDLVEA
- a CDS encoding PQQ-binding-like beta-propeller repeat protein codes for the protein MPALSFAFFRSRLWLLPLLLLATQLHAVEQLWSAKLKEKPTWNSLTALGTLIVGTKGAVQSYDPDTGELMWQREDLDKTSAFNAREVPGAPYLLCNHSSGIAGSKVRLLAVDYLTGETVWEAEQIQGQYLATYPIPEHGIAIFVFNGWGATKDDQGMIMRAHDLLTGETKWQTKYGKANAVALHYADGSGKFAPRMDLSGYHDPVVEGDIAYLGFQGVEALDLNNGEIKWEREFKPGAKDLKRTYAPIRIDGDRLYAAGGGSVYAINKSDGSVIWESDRISSYAGLFKSRDNAIVSQVEPINGKVFIRFGGNFSNGQTVMLREPLGVAAFDAATGEEAFKFAKPKEGITNLMMLPETNTVLFADANSLYGLDVSGETVTEKFEVEIEFKRKMGGGDIAKIGLGALGGLRGLAKGAMSSSKSRLDVPVAIIRRDGHIVVVGNQHLMGYDPIAQDLKWSTYYAAPGNGLTDSVLFAVTALAATAGNAQAMSASSYSSSQYSSGVNNVHSALDRYNRVAGKRKAATKSDGGYSYVLTKVEEGRKKGIGLMGISLETGEGDKQVILGDKKPDYVVDEGLNRLFYFKGGKQLIAYGL
- a CDS encoding TIGR03067 domain-containing protein, encoding MAAESVNDFEGDWSVVGGRLGGASIPLPETTLSICADAYVVTSETGRDTGKLVWGDADGPLTVDLIGTTGAHAGNTIKAIARVRGDVMQLCYTVDGSARPDGFDVASGTPVVTVRYRRVRANA
- a CDS encoding VOC family protein → MPPKISALPFFVYPVSDMDRACTFYRDVLGLVEGDRWGDEWVEFGLTEPAPGPVLALATDMAGCTPGAQGGAVAIETPNFDAMVTHLKTHGVTFAMEPEKTSVCHFARFHDPDGNHLVLHRIHA